The stretch of DNA GGTCAGCCTGATCAGGGAAAAACTGCATTATTTGAAAGTGGCCATCTTTGAAGTGGAGCCCATCACCGGCAGTCTGTTTGTGGGCGGGCAGAGCGGCTACGAGCACGAATTGGAGCAGGTCCACTTTACGGTGGGGGGCAGCAGCGTGGTGGGATGGGTGGCCGAAAAGGGCCAGCCCCTGATAATCCCGGATGTCCGTCTGGAGCCGCTTTACGTGGTGGGCGACCAGCGGGTGCTTTCGGAGATAGCCATCCCCATCAAGCGCGAGGAACAGATCCTGGGGGTGCTGAGCATCGAGGACGACAAGCTTGACGCCTTTGACCAGTCGGATGCCCAGCTGTTGTCCACCCTGGCCAGCCAGGTGGCTGTGGCCATGGACAACGCCCGGCTTTACGGGCAGGCCAAGCATCTCTATCAGGAAGCCCAGCGCAATGTCCGCGACCTTTCGGCCCTGCACAACGTGGGCACCACGGTCAGTTCCACATTGCAGCTGCAGGACCTGCTGAACCAGGTCTGCACCATCCTAAAAGACACGTTCAACTATCCCAAGATCGCCATTCTGCTGTCCGATCCCCTGCGGGGTGAACTGGAATTGATGGCCAGCCTGGGCTACCCCGAAAATATCAAAGAGACCGGCCGCCGGGTCAAGATCGGCAGCGAAGGCATCACCGGCCTGGCCGGAATGACCGGAGAATCCATCATAGTCAATGATGTCAGCAAGGAGCCTTCATACATCTGCATCGACCAGGGAACCAGGTCGGAGATGGCGGTGCCGCTTAAACTCAAGGGGCGGGTGATCGGCGTGATAAACGTGGAGAGCGACGTAATAGGGGATTTTGACCGGATAGACATGAACCTGCTATCCACCCTGGCCACCCAGATATCGGTGGCGGTGGAAAATGCCAGGCTGTACCAGGAGACCGAGCAGCTGGCCGTTACCGACGGTCTGACCGGGGTGAACAACCACCGTTATTTCCAGAGCTTTTTTGAACGGGAACTCAACCGGGCCAAACGCTACAAGCATCCCCTGGCCCTGATCATGCTGGATATCGACCATTTCAAGAAATTCAACGACAAATTCGGACACCCGGTGGGGGACCTGGTGCTGAAGACAGTGACCGAGATACTGAAACAGCAGGCCCGGGAAGTTGACCTGGTGGCCCGTTACGGCGGGGAGGAGTTCATGCTGGTGCTGCCGGAGACCGGTAAAAAAGAGGCGGTGATGCTGGCGGAAAGGATAAGGCTGGCGGTAAAAAAACATGCTCTGACGGACGTCCAGAACAAACCGCTGCCGAATATCACCGTCAGCCTGGGGGTTTCCAGTTACCCCGAGAACGGCTCGGAGAAGGACCAACTGATAGACTATGCCGACAAGTGCCTGTATAAGGCCAAGGCCGGCGGCCGCGACCTGGTCAAACATTAAACTGGCTGCCGCGGATCTCAGTCCGCTGATCGATCAAGATTATACCCCTTCCCCGGGATCGTTTTAATTGTTTTGTCCGAAACAGCGCCGATCTCAGGGCCTTCAGGCCAGACACAGAACCAAACGAGGATACAGCCCAATGGCTTCTTTCATCAAACCTCATTCCCGCTGGTCCCAGGTGTGGCGGGCATATCTATTTATAGGGGCGCTGCTGCTGGTGGCGGTGTCGCTGGTCTATACGGTGGGGCTGATCAAAAGGCTGGAATCCGAGCCCCGGATCATGTCCCGGGTGTTTGCCCGGTTCTGCATGACCGCCGCCCTGCCCGAACCGGCCGGGGAATCGCCCGAGACCGGGATAATATTTGAAGAGGTCATCCAGAACATCAATTTTCCGGTGGTGGTGACGGACCGCCAGGGCCTGCCCATTGCCTGGCGGGGGATCGATGCCAAGGGAGCGGAGTTCGACCAGCAGGTAATTCCCCCTGAAGTGGCCGGACGCTGGGAGAAACTGACGCCCGAAGAGCCATTCTATCAACTGAAAACGGCCATCGGGGAGCTGGACCACCAGAACCAGCCGATCACCATGACCCTGGGCCAGGACACCAGCAATGTGGTCACCGTTCACTATGGAAAACCCGGCGTTTTAAGGGAGCTGCGGTTCATCCCCATCATCCAGTTGGTGGTGGTGGCCCTTTTTGTCTGGATCGGCTTCATAGGGTTCCGCACCATCAAGATCAACGAAGAGAGGGCGGTGTGGGTGGGCCTGGCCAAGGAGGCTGCCCACCAGCTGGGCACGCCGATCTCCTCGCTGATGGGCTGGCTGACCCTGCTTAAGGAAGGGGGACACCCGCCGGTC from bacterium encodes:
- a CDS encoding HAMP domain-containing sensor histidine kinase: MASFIKPHSRWSQVWRAYLFIGALLLVAVSLVYTVGLIKRLESEPRIMSRVFARFCMTAALPEPAGESPETGIIFEEVIQNINFPVVVTDRQGLPIAWRGIDAKGAEFDQQVIPPEVAGRWEKLTPEEPFYQLKTAIGELDHQNQPITMTLGQDTSNVVTVHYGKPGVLRELRFIPIIQLVVVALFVWIGFIGFRTIKINEERAVWVGLAKEAAHQLGTPISSLMGWLTLLKEGGHPPVEVVPEMEKDLAHLNKVLARFNQIGSIPKLQPVEVTRLTAEAVDYFRRRVANMGKDIAFEEDYQQACEAALNAELFLWAVENLIKNAIDAIEGPGGLIKIKVSRNGQKLEITVEDNGRGINPNNQPKIFRPGFTTKTVGWGLG